In a genomic window of Saccharothrix sp. HUAS TT1:
- the kduI gene encoding 5-dehydro-4-deoxy-D-glucuronate isomerase, translating to MDQRFAIGPEQVRSLGTEDLRRHYLVEDLFADDEVRAVYSHHDRVVLVGALPRTGPLSLPTFPEIRSEHFFEHREAGIVNVGGPGAVVVDGVEHRLEPTACLYIGRGAVEVSFSSDDATTPAAFYLFSAPAHTAHPTVLVEPGGGTVRELGDPLTSNRRTLTQYIHENGVRSCQVVMGVTTLHAGSMWNTMPAHTHVRRTEVYLYFDLPEDARVVHLMGEPTETRHLVVADRQAVISPPWSLHSGVGTASYSFVWAMAGENQSFDDMDPHPVAGLR from the coding sequence GTGGATCAGCGCTTCGCGATCGGGCCGGAGCAGGTGCGGTCCCTGGGCACGGAGGACCTGCGGCGGCACTACCTGGTCGAGGACTTGTTCGCCGACGACGAGGTGCGCGCGGTCTACAGCCACCACGACCGGGTCGTGCTGGTCGGGGCGTTGCCGCGGACCGGGCCGCTGAGCCTGCCGACGTTCCCCGAGATCCGGTCGGAGCACTTCTTCGAGCACCGCGAGGCCGGGATCGTCAACGTCGGCGGTCCGGGCGCGGTGGTCGTGGACGGCGTCGAGCACCGGCTGGAACCGACGGCGTGCCTCTACATCGGGCGTGGCGCGGTGGAGGTGTCGTTCTCCTCCGACGACGCCACGACGCCCGCCGCGTTCTACCTCTTCTCCGCCCCCGCGCACACCGCGCACCCGACGGTGCTGGTCGAGCCGGGCGGCGGCACGGTGCGCGAGCTGGGCGACCCGCTGACGTCCAACCGCCGGACGTTGACGCAGTACATCCATGAGAACGGCGTGCGCAGCTGCCAGGTCGTGATGGGCGTGACGACGCTGCACGCCGGGAGCATGTGGAACACGATGCCCGCGCACACGCACGTCCGCCGCACGGAGGTCTACCTGTACTTCGACCTGCCCGAGGACGCCCGGGTGGTGCACCTGATGGGTGAGCCGACCGAGACCCGGCACCTGGTCGTGGCCGACCGGCAGGCCGTCATCTCGCCCCCGTGGTCGCTGCACAGCGGTGTCGGCACCGCGTCGTACAGCTTCGTGTGGGCGATGGCGGGCGAGAACCAGTCGTTCGACGACATGGACCCGCACCCCGTGGCAGGTCTGCGGTGA